A genome region from Penaeus vannamei isolate JL-2024 chromosome 20, ASM4276789v1, whole genome shotgun sequence includes the following:
- the Rab4 gene encoding ras-related protein Rab-4B — MSESYDFLFKFLVIGSAGTGKSCLLHQFIEGKFKAESNHTIGVEFGSKIVNVGGKSVKLQIWDTAGQERFRSVTRSYYRGAAGALLVYDLTSRDSYNALGNWLGDARTLASPNIMILCVGNKKDLEEERQVTFMEASRFAQENELMFMEASALTGENVEEAFLKCAKSILAKIETGELDPERIGSGIQYGDATLRRLNRANSQRSKAGAECMGSSCRI; from the exons ATGTCGGAATCCTATG ATTTTCTTTTCAAATTCCTGGTAATTGGGAGTGCCGGGACAGGCAAATCTTGCCTTTTGCATCAGTTTATTGAGGGAAAAT ttAAGGCAGAGAGTAATCACACCATTGGCGTAGAGTTTGGCTCGAAAATTGTCAATGTTGGAGGCAAGTCAGTCAAGCTGCAAATATGGGACACAGCCGGCCAAGAACGATTCAG GTCTGTCACTCGTTCCTATTACCGGGGCGCTGCAGGGGCCTTATTGGTGTATGATCTCACTTCTCGAGATAGCTACAATGCCCTTGGAAACTGGCTGGGAGATGCCCGCACACTGGCCTCTCCTAACATCATGATTCTGTGCGTGGGAAACAAGAAGGATTTGGAAGAAGAGCGACAAGTGACCTTCATGGAAGCATCAAGGTTTGCACAGGAAAATG AACTAATGTTCATGGAAGCCAGTGCACTGACGGGAGAAAATGTAGAAGAAGCATTCCTTAAGTGTGCTAAGAGTATTCTAGCTAAGATTGAGACAG GAGAGCTGGACCCAGAAAGGATTGGCTCCGGGATTCAGTATGGGGATGCCACTCTTCGCCGCCTTAACCGTGCAAATAGTCAGCGCTCGAAAGCTGGAGCCGAGTGCATGGGTTCCTCATGTAGGATTTGA
- the LOC113821132 gene encoding uncharacterized protein, translated as MIPPSTVLTRVCLQVDRYLRISNCLEICSSPLCLPIKEVISGQKSQSVTRLLRSKVAQSSHHLPIILTFGNRVKMVRLATLIVFSVLLVTIGSTETAERSESRLKSNVIDLELLLSQLSKPDGPHDLPQDQMLILQNQLPVKTNESASTPDKATGKRVLRLAVFSDDALLNHLSDLYPEDPLTATEKYITTGVLAIEKLMQQAVGEGVEFKIKLVQVGVWAEKGATPFNTNGLSSSNLLNFCEWASERKPGRGDPGYWHHAMMLTGKELFETTKDSLGVTFVGGLCHPRTSCSVVEANSFKAVQVAAHELAHSMGVPHDGEGAAARCPSEGFIMGQSLSEETFDWSNCSRDAISAFLKNDTCLEREEDGKGYRGLDHTQGGLPGQRYTADEQCALALGTSYRATPSKRSICEYLMCTNGVTTRGTHPALPGTSCGNNRVCVAGQCRAGGGGTRPPSQPSPPSNPDRPPTWPPSNPDKPTWPPSNPDKPTWPPSNPDKPTWPPSNPDKPTWPPSNPDKPTWPPNNPYKPPNNPYKPPNNPNRPPNNPYKPPNNPNRPPNRPNRPNRPANKPVPFSGVEETDGNIVKKEKFPLATIPSELANIPMPYRCHFMPPFLHRYIGCGNYPNRNPHSPEAPAGQTPGYLDTTAEIYEHSLDDEESKQMQDSQVRGENHGPILSDGAQNLSYGEEAKNSSITEGIPDYVISGELQQSLTFTGVEHSTHASQGQEILTPIQGLQNVSTTMNEIGDNQNSTHQVQPLPSTIQQAQEVIATTYQETPTTTTIQDVTKPPITTKSITKSPVIAYQGSDYDVTTHATNMFQMSAEQMAPTVNVEVVHPLTTENVTSAATPALGMGYSLTYNATAEQVSTAEPATMEHQQAITQSISVEEGTTTEPVTEPNPTKLPEQMSIEKSDTPQSTTEQPVAELTTDQRVEKLTSAYQIATEQPAFEQNTEEPDTKLITTKPPTKQVIAEQILTEQLGTEQTIIEQPHTENTTAEEITTEHPAAETTTGEQITVEEVAIEQPATEQSSEEITTEKSTNEQSTTPESSTTKQNPVEEPPSVPMTATNAVSEQTFTKPVQNPEEDQSAKDNSEEDQSNTIFSVEDFNVTGSGLHFSIPSHLLHSFLGPVLMGSLAKDAPTPKGRLKDKHLFKESFGHQRNAFARIANLREGHHQAPVVAATAPTHTRAIRISPCSRACGGGTRSVAQVCVKMDSPEVEVSEELCDGLPYSFSPFNQSCNTFPCSIPKWVVGPWSACSDWCGLGIQRRFVACGLPLVAGTSPLAAGRFLTPARCSGAHPTEVRLCKGPCVEVDCTVPGNALHPACRHLLKDTPLEKDHARQSSLR; from the exons ATGATACCGCCGTCGACAG TCCTAACTCGTGTTTGTTTACAAGTTGATCGTTATTTACGTATCAGCAACTGCCTGGAAATATGCTCTTCCCCTCTTTGTCTACCTATAAAAGAGGTCATCTCAGGTCAGAAGTCACAGTCAGTCACTCGACTCCTCCGCAGCAAAGTCGCACAATCTTCACATCACCTGCCAATCATCTTGACCTTCGGAAACCGGGTCAAGATGGTGCGTTTAGCCACCTTGATCGTCTTCTCTGTTTTGCTGGTGACAATTGGCTCTACTGAG ACAGCAGAGAGGAGTGAGTCTCGTCTCAAAAGCAATGTCATCGACCTGGAGCTCTTACTCTCACAGCTGTCCAAGCCCGACGGCCCTCATGACCTGCCACAGGACCAGATGCTCATCCTCCAGAACCAGTTACCTGTGAAGACTAATGAGAGCGCGTCTACTCCAG ATAAAGCGACCGGCAAGAGGGTGCTGCGCCTCGCCGTGTTCTCCGACGACGCCCTCCTGAACCACCTCTCCGACCTCTACCCCGAAGACCCGCTCACCGCCACCGAGAAATACATCACCACGGGCGTTTTGGCG ATCGAGAAGCTCATGCAACAGGCCGTGGGTGAGGGCGTGGAGTTCAAGATAAAGCTGGTGCAGGTGGGCGTGTGGGCTGAGAAGGGGGCGACGCCCTTCAACACCAACGGCCTTTCATCCAGTAACTTGCTGAACTTCTGCGAGTGGGCGAGCGAGAGGAAGCCCGGGCGCGGCGATCCCGGGTACTGGCACCACGCCATGATGTTGACAGG GAAGGAACTGTTCGAGACGACGAAGGACTCTCTGGGCGTGACCTTCGTGGGCGGCCTGTGCCATCCTCGGACGTCGTGCTCCGTGGTCGAGGCCAACTCCTTCAAGGCCGTCCAAGTGGCCGCCCACGAGCTGGCGCACTCCATGGGCGTCCCGCACGACGGCGAGGGGGCGGCCGCCCGCTGCCCCAGCGAGGGCTTCATCATGGGCCAGTCGCTCTCCGAGGAGACCTTCGACTGGTCCAACTGCTCGCGGGACGCCATCAGCGCCTTCCTCAA GAATGATACATgcttagaaagagaggaagatggcaaGGGGTACCGAGGCCTAGACCATACCCAGGGAGGACTTCCCGGCCAGAGGTACACAGCCGACGAACAGTGTGCTTTGGCACTTGGCACAAGCTACAGGGCTACTCCGTCGAAAAGG AGTATATGTGAGTATCTCATGTGCACCAACGGCGTGACGACCCGCGGAACCCACCCGGCCCTCCCCGGCACCTCCTGCGGGAACAACCGAGTGTGCGTCGCAGGCCAATGCAGGGCAGGAGGAGGCGGAACCCGACCGCCCAGTCAACCCAGCCCACCGAGCAACCCTGATAGGCCTCCTACCTGGCCTCCTAGCAACCCTGACAAACCTACCTGGCCTCCTAGCAACCCTGACAAACCTACCTGGCCTCCTAGCAACCCTGACAAACCTACCTGGCCTCCTAGCAACCCTGACAAACCTACCTGGCCTCCTAGCAACCCTGACAAACCTACCTGGCCTCCTAACAACCCTTACAAGCCTCCTAACAACCCTTACAAGCCTCCTAACAACCCCAACAGGCCTCCTAACAACCCTTACAAGCCTCCTAACAACCCCAACAGGCCTCCTAACAGACCTAACAGACCCAACAGACCCGCTAATAAGCCCGTCCCGTTTAGTGGTGTTGAAGAAACAGATGGAAACAtcgtgaagaaagaaaaatttccACTGGCAACCATTCCTAGTGAG CTGGCGAACATACCTATGCCTTACCGGTGTCACTTCatgcctcctttcctccaccgTTATATCGGCTGCGGCAATTACCCCAACCGCAACCCTCACTCGCCCGAAGCCCCTGCTGGACAAACTCCTGGATATCTGGACACCACTGCCGAAATTTACGAACATTCTTTGGATGATGAAGAAAGTAAACAAATGCAGGATTCCCAGGTTAGAGGAGAAAATCACGGTCCTATTTTGAGTGACGGCGCTCAAAACCTTTCCTACGGTGAGGAAGCGAAAAATTCATCCATAACTGAGGGAATTCCTGATTATGTTATTAGTGGAGAACTACAGCAGAGCTTGACTTTCACCGGAGTTGAACATTCCACCCATGCTAGCCAAGGTCAGGAGATACTCACCCCCATCCAAGGTCTTCAAAATGTCTCTACTACCATGAATGAAATTGGAGACAACCAGAATTCCACGCATCAAGTCCAGCCGCTCCCATCTACCATACAGCAAGCCCAAGAGGTTATTGCTACCACATACCAAGAGACACCGACCACTACTACTATACAGGACGTCACTAAGCCTCCTATCACTACAAAAAGCATTACAAAGTCTCCTGTCATTGCATACCAAGGCAGTGATTATGATGTCACTACCCATGCGACAAATATGTTCCAGATGTCTGCTGAGCAAATGGCCCCAACTGTCAATGTGGAAGTCGTTCACCCACTCACAACGGAAAATGTTACAAGTGCAGCGACTCCAGCCCTAGGTATGGGATATTCGCTTACATATAATGCCACTGCAGAACAAGTGAGTACAGCTGAACCGGCCACAATGGAGCACCAACAAGCCATTACACAGTCAATTTCCGTAGAAGAGGGAACCACTACAGAACCTGTTACAGAACCAAACCCCACAAAACTGCCTGAACAAATGTCCATAGAAAAATCTGATACACCACAGAGTACCACAGAACAGCCTGTTGCAGAACTAACAACAGACCAACGTGTCGAAAAACTAACATCTGCATATCAAATTGCCACAGAACAACCTGCTTTTGAGCAAAATACTGAAGAACCTGATACAAAACTGATTACTACAAAGCCACCTACTAAACAAGTTATTGCAGAACAAATCTTAACAGAACAGCTTGGTACTGAACAAACCATTATAGAACAGCCTCATACAGAAAATACCACAGCAGAGGAAATCACTACTGAACATCCCGCAGCAGAAACAACCACAGGGGAACAAATCACTGTCGAAGAGGTGGCAATAGAGCAACCTGCCACAGAACAATCTTCAGAGGAAATCACCACGGAAAAATCTACTAACGAACAGTCTACTACTCCTGAATCAAGTACCACTAAACAAAACCCAGTTGAAGAACCTCCTTCAGTACCGATGACTGCAACGAACGCGGTTTCAGAACAGACCTTCACCAAACCTGTTCAAAATCCCGAGGAAGACCAGAGCGCCAAAGACAACTCGGAGGAAGACCAGAGCAATACCATTTTTTCTGTGGAAGATTTCAACGTCACCGGATCAGGTCTTCACTTCTCCATCCCGTCACACTTGCTGCACAGTTTCTTGGGTCCTGTGCTCATGGGATCCCTGGCGAAGGACGCGCCAACGCCCAAAGGACGTCTGAAGGATAAACATCTTTTCAAGGAAAGCTTCGGTCATCAACGTAATGCGTTTGCAAG AATCGCCAATCTCCGGGAGGGGCATCATCAGGCGCCTGTAGTAGCTGCCACtgcgcccacccacacacgcgctATTCGTATCAGCCCTTGTTCCCGCGCGTGTGGAGGCGGGACGCGTTCAGTCGCCCAG GTGTGTGTCAAGATGGACTCTCCAGAGGTCGAAGTTTCGGAGGAGTTGTGCGACGGCCTTCCTTACTCCTTCTCGCCCTTCAACCAGTCCTGCAACACTTTCCCTTGTTCGATTCCCAA ATGGGTAGTGGGTCCATGGAGTGCGTGTTCTGACTGGTGCGGTCTGGGCATCCAGCGTCGATTTGTGGCATGCGGCCTCCCCCTGGTTGCGGGAACGTCGCCCCTGGCTGCGGGTCGCTTCCTGACGCCGGCCCGGTGCTCAGGGGCCCATCCGACGGAGGTCAGGCTGTGCAAGGGGCCCTGCGTGGAAG TGGACTGTACTGTACCTGGAAATGCCCTACACCCTGCCTGCCGTCATCTTCTTAAGGACACGCCCTTGGAGAAAGACCACGCCCGCCAGAGCTCCCTCAGATGA